In Miscanthus floridulus cultivar M001 chromosome 5, ASM1932011v1, whole genome shotgun sequence, one genomic interval encodes:
- the LOC136449733 gene encoding uncharacterized protein, with translation MTLAEKIGQMSQIERENATADVVRGYFVGSVLSGGGSVPAPQAPAEAWVDMVNGMQRAAMSTRLGIPMLYGIDAVHGHGNVYKATVFPHNVGLGCTRDPELVKKIGAAVALEVRATGIPYVFAPCVAVCRDPRWGRCYESFSEDPKVVQAMTSIIPGLQGEIPASGRRGTPFVAGQRNVAACSKHYVGDGGTTRGINENNTVASFHDLLSAHMPPYYSAVIQGVSTVMVSFSSWNGVKMHASRFLITDFLKNRLRFRGFVISDWRGLDKMTSPEHADYMMSVQLGILAGIDMVMIPYTYTEFIDDLTALVQNGTIPMSRIDDAVRRILRVKFTMGLFENPYGDASLAGELGKQEHRELAREAVRRSLVLLKNGKDGDKPLLPLPKKARGSILVTGSHAHNLGYQCGGWTITWQGLGGNNLTTGTTILDGIRRAVDRGTDVVYSESPDAGFVQQNKGRFDYAVVVVGEPPYAESFGDNLNLTIPAPGPSVIRDVCSSIRCAVVLVSGRPLVVEPYMGVVDALVAAWLPGTEGQGISDVLFGDYGFTGKLARTWFRSVEQLPMNVGDAHYDPLFPFGFGLTTQPTQL, from the exons ATGACGCTCGCGGAGAAGATCGGGCAGATGTCGCAGATCGAGCGCGAGAACGCCACAGCCGACGTCGTCCGTGGCTACTTCGTAG GGAGTGTGCTCAGCGGCGGAGGCAGCGTGCCGGCGCCCCAGGCTCCGGCAGAGGCATGGGTCGACATGGTCAACGGGATGCAGCGGGCGGCCATGTCCACGCGCCTTGGGATCCCCATGCTCTACGGCATCGACGCCGTCCACGGCCACGGCAACGTTTACAAGGCCACCGTCTTCCCGCACAACGTCGGCCTTGGCTGCACCAG AGACCCAGAGCTGGTAAAGAAGATTGGAGCAGCAGTGGCACTGGAGGTCAGGGCCACCGGAATCCCTTACGTGTTCGCCCCATGCGTTGCG GTGTGCAGGGACCCGAGGTGGGGCCGGTGCTACGAGAGCTTCAGCGAGGACCCCAAGGTGGTGCAGGCGATGACGTCCATCATCCCCGGGCTGCAGGGCGAGATCCCCGCCAGCGGCCGCCGGGGCACGCCGTTCGTCGCCGGGCAGCGCAACGTGGCGGCGTGCTCCAAGCACTACGTCGGCGACGGCGGCACGACGAGGGGCATCAACGAGAACAACACGGTGGCCAGCTTCCACGACCTGCTCAGCGCCCACATGCCGCCCTACTACAGCGCCGTCATCCAGGGGGTCTCCACCGTCATGGTCTCCTTCTCCAGCTGGAACGGGGTCAAGATGCACGCCAGCCGCTTCCTCATCACAGACTTCCTCAAGAACAGGCTTCGCTTCAGG GGTTTTGTAATATCGGATTGGCGAGGACTGGACAAGATGACGAGCCCTGAACACGCGGACTACATGATGTCCGTCCAGCTGGGAATCCTTGCCGGCATTGACATGGTCATGATCCCGTACACATACACAGAGTTCATCGACGACCTGACGGCGCTGGTGCAGAATGGCACCATCCCGATGAGCCGGATCGACGACGCCGTGCGCCGGATCCTCCGCGTTAAGTTCACCATGGGCCTCTTCGAGAACCCCTACGGCGACGCCAGCCTGGCCGGCGAGCTGGGGAAGCAGGAGCACCGGGAGCTGGCGCGGGAGGCCGTGCGCAGGTCCCTCGTCCTGCTCAAGAACGGCAAGGACGGGGACAAgccgctgctgccgctgccaAAGAAGGCCCGCGGCAGCATCCTCGTCACCGGCAGCCACGCGCACAACCTCGGCTACCAGTGCGGCGGCTGGACCATCACCTGGCAGGGCCTCGGCGGGAACAACCTCACCACTG GGACCACGATTCTCGACGGCATCAGGCGCGCCGTGGACCGCGGCACCGACGTTGTCTACTCCGAGAGCCCCGACGCCGGCTTCGTCCAGCAGAACAAGGGGCGGTTCGactacgccgtcgtcgtcgtcggcgagcCGCCGTACGCCGAGTCGTTCGGGGACAACCTCAACCTGACCATCCCGGCGCCCGGGCCCAGCGTCATCCGGGACGTGTGCAGCAGCATCAGGTGCGCCGTGGTCCTCGTGTCCGGGCGGCCGCTGGTGGTGGAGCCGTACATGGGCGTCGTGGACGCGCTGGTGGCGGCGTGGCTGCCGGGCACGGAAGGGCAGGGCATCAGCGACGTGCTGTTCGGCGACTACGGGTTCACGGGGAAGCTGGCCAGGACGTGGTTCCGGTCGGTGGAGCAGCTGCCCATGAACGTCGGCGACGCGCACTACGATCCCCTGTTCCCGTTCGGGTTCGGGCTCACCACACAGCCAACACAGCTTTGA